The genomic stretch ATTTCTCTAAGATTATTCCAGGATGTTCACATGTTTAATTTGGGATTTCTCTAACATCTCAACATTGAAATCTCAACCATGATACTTCAGCATATACTTCTTTCTTTTGCAGAGGAAAATGAGTCAGATTGGGTATATGGAACTTGAACGCATACAAAGTATCATGGTTCAGATTTCAGAAGAGCAACATATGCTAAATACAACTATGAAGCAGGGTTCAGAAATAAGGTACAGCAGGAGGATTTGTGTATACAGTAAACTTTATGCACAACGTGCCCAGTAGTAGTATTATGTCATCAATTAATAGAGTAATTGGATGTTAAGTTTCAAAAGAAGCTAAACGGGTACTAGTGGCGGTGTAACAAATTGGAAAAAAAAATATTCTGAAATTTCTGGTGTCGATGCAACAATAATAGACAAAATATCAGGATAAACTAATGCACCATCCACTGAAATTTGAAGCAAGAGCAATGGAAGGTACAAAGCTCAAAATTAAGACTTGATCAGATAacacttatttttattgcaaacttGTTCCTCAAGAACTTGAGATCAGGGATGGCTACTTCAAAACTTGATCTATGAAATGAAGATTCTGACAAATCTGAATTGCAGGCAATTTAACTGCATCTCTGATGCAGGCACATGGCCACCTCAATCCCACAAAATTTTGCCCACCAGAACAAACAGCTCTCGTCAGACAACAGAAGGACAGTGTTTGCACAAAAGTGCGAATTCGAATTCAGTTACGAACAACTTCCAGTTCAATCCAACTAAACAAACAGCGAACTAGTGTGACGGATTTCATTCCGTCTAAGCATTTTTTACCGGAAGACTCGTGAGCACGGGCCAACGCCTGACAGAAGCCAAACTCATATATTCGTGTCGTTGTTTTGTTTTGGAGGATGTACAGCATTTGCTTTCAGATTCAGCTTTAAGAAAAACTAGATTCCATGTTCAGATTATATAATGCAAATTGACCAACAGTGCAGAGAGACCATTTTGGGGGGAAGGTAATATATTCGATTCCAGATCCAGGCTCATACAGGGATATAGTACAAGCTAGCTAGAGAGACTCTGCAAACGACAGGTGGCGAACTAGTAAACATCCTTCCAATTCCAACTAAAGCTACTGAACTGAACAGAACAGAACACAGTGAGAAAGACAACAGGCTGTTGACTGCGACGAAGCGACGAGCACGGCGTGGACGAACAGAAGAGGCCTCTAGCCTCTAGCCTCCGAAGCCGTAGAGGGTGCGTCCCTGGCGCTTGAGCGCGTAGACGACGTCCATGGCGGTGACGGTCTTGCGGCGGGCGTGCTCGGTGTAGGTGACCGCGTCcctgatgacgttctcgaggaacACCTTCAGCACGCCCCGCGTCTCCTCGTATATCAGACCGGAGATGCGCTTGACGCCGCCGCGGCgtgcgagacgcctgatcgccggctTGGTGATGCCCTGGATGTTGTCCCGCAGCACCTTCCTGTGACGCTTGGCGCCGCCCTTTCCAAGACCTTTGCCTCCCTTGCCGCGGCCCGACATGGCTGAGGAAACTGCGTTTGGTTAGAGGTGTGTGAGGGGGAGTGGGGATTTGGGGAGTGGTGGTTTGCGGGATGGGGATGGCGGGATTATAAGGAGGCGAGTGGTGGGAGGAGTGCGGTGGCTGCCGTCCGATCTGGAAAGAATGGATGGTTGAGATGGCGATCCGGGGGAGGATgccgcggatccgtgacgtggccGGGACTGGGCGCGGTAGATTGGCGGGGTGGCTCCCAAGATTTCAGTTTCGGCGACTTGGCGCGGTAGACTGGCGGGGTGGGTTCGAAATTTGGTTGCGGGGGCTCTTTTCGGTAGATTGGCGGGGTGGCTCGAATATTTCGTTCCGTGAGTAGCGAGCTGGAAGCGTTTTGCGGGGAAAAAAAACATGAAAGGGACCACACGGCGATTTCCTTTTTCGATAAAAAAGGGTCCGAAATTTCATACTGTCGAAATTGAGCAGTCTCCGGATTTTTGTCACACCAtctcatgtactccctccgtttttactTACACTGCATTTTGGCTTTAGTTAcagttaaattttgttaagtttgaTCAAATATATACTCCCCTGACTAAAAGTAGATGACTCATTTTTGTATATAGATAcgaatgtatctagatgcattttagttagagatacatCCAAATCTAGATAAAATTAATAGATAAAGTTAAAATAAGTACATATTTTTAGATGGATGGAGTAGGAGAAAAATATCAAAATCAATAAAACCATATGAATATAATACAAAAGTATTATTTATGAAAACTCTAACACGATAGATTTTATATTGAAAATGTTAATATTTATTCAATCGATATAAAGTTTTATTTTTACTAAACCCAATACACATGGTAATTGTGAAAGGATGGAGTAAGAGCAACTTCATTCATACTAGATATTTCAAAGAAAAAAGAATAGACGGGTTCTCCGGCATGAGTTCGTGGGTGTTTCTTCACAACACTAATTTACACATACATGACATTCATCATGAACACTGATTAATTACTACCTCGACCTAGATAAGCTTGACCTAGATCAAGCCAACCCTAAGACGACAAGTCGTAGGCGTCGATTGTAGCACCTCAGCGGTGACCCAAAGATGGCGGTGCGCAACTAAAGAGTGATGCAGCGTCAGCGGTGCTTATCTACGCGGCGGTGACAACTAACTCGGGGACCAAAATACGACAGCATTTATGTGCACCAACATGCCGTCGGGGGCGCTTCACTACACGCCGGAACGCGGAGGTATGTGCACTTCACTCGTTCTCGTCTGAAGAGGACGAGTCTGCCATGTACGCTTGCAGCATGGCCTTGGCGTGGTTCACTTAGTGATGCACGAAGGTGAAGAGAACCTAACTTGAGTTGGTCTGTATCGTACGCCTTGACCAAGCGTCGGTGCAACTCCTTCTTATTTAAACATAAGGCATTACGcctaactttaaattaataaagctacCAACGGGCCATAATTACAAGGTGTTGAGgagaacaacaacaaaaatcagAAACATTACAGGGCAACACAAAATGAAACAAGATAGGCAGCCTACAAACACCTAGATCTTCAGATGTCGAAACAAACGCTGATCAAGGTAGAGGAAgcgaagcggaggaggaggacaccacaACAATGGAAGAGAATGTCTTCATCTGCTTCAAACATGGACACACTGCATCACAGGACAACCCATCCATCGTCGAAGGGGGGCCCTGCCCTCTCGCCCAGGTTTGAGGGCGTCGTAGTGTCAGATGATGGAACACTCACCCTAGAGCTCGAGTTATAGCCGATAGCCAGGAAACTGAAAAAAGAAGAGATTTCGAACCTGCTCCCCACGGGGAAGACCGCCATTCCGAAAGCCTCTTAGTCGTATCCAAAGAACCACACCGCAACCACTAGTTGGCAGGGACCAGTGGGTCCAAAAGcagcgcctccaagaaggaagcgGCGCCAAGGTGTTGTCGCTGCCCTATCCGGCGAACCTAACTGAGGATTGTCACCCAGAGCCAATGGTGGAGGAATACCATCCTCAATGACGCCTTCAAGGAGGGACTCGGCGCTCGAGAGCATCGACGTCACTGGCACCGACAACGTCGGGAAGGGCTTTCGCCCGAATAGCGGCCATCGTCCCACCAAATACGCCAAGATTTGGGAAGGAGCACGAGGATCTCCTGCACCACGAATGCCTCCCACACGGACCATCCCGCTGCCCACACATCCGACACTGCTGACCAAAACCCGCACGAAGGCACCCGCCGCCAGGCGCTGCCGTGCCCACCATAAGGAGTTGCCGCTTAGGAGTCCAAAGAGCCAACCTAGCATGTCTCCCTCCGGAGAACGAACCGCACGTGCGCAGTCGGTCGACCCCACTGCCGCACGAACGCACCTCCGGCACATGCCGCCCCCAACACCAGCCTCCAAACTTTTATACCatccattcggatgtttgggggcaGTCGAGCTCCGCATAGATCTGCATGAACCAGAGAGGCCACGCCCAACAAAACAGCTCGGAGGTCAAGAATCATGGCCGCAGATCAACCCCCTGGTCAGATCTGGCTACGTACTGACCTAGTCAGAACCGGCGGCTTGCCACCTACCAGGCCCAAACAAACAAGAGGAAAGGCCCAACTCGCGGGCTCCGGTGTCGGAGATGGCACCACCAGGATGAACACGACCTCCAGCACCACCATGGAGCACAGATTGGAGCTCGATTGGGAGGAGAGGTGATGATAGGGGAAGCTAGAGGCTGAAGGAGGCGAAGGAGGCCCGCCACCACCGCAGGCCGACCGAAGGCcgccggcggcggtggagagGAAGGGGCgcagggaggaggcggcgctggtgAGGGACCCTAGTCGCCTCCCGTGTCGCCCGAGCGAGGATGACGCGGGGGCGCGTGAAGCATTTGTTTTCTTGCCTAGTCCTCTTGGTCGGTCATCGGTGCAGCTCCTCACGCACGGCCGTGCGCATTAAGCAGGCGAGGACATGGCGGAGCACGACCTCCTCTGGCTCCGACGTGGGCCTGggcacggcctcctcctcctcgtcagaaaAGGATGAAGGCAGCTCCACCCTGTACTCCACCTGTGTCGCCGACCGGGAACCCTCCACCTCCGTTTCGGACACGCGGTGACGCGCGATCCATGCTTGGCCCCGCATATGTGTGGCTTGCACGGCTTCTGTCGCACGACATAGGAGCTCTTTCCGTTCACGGTACTCGGTGGCGGAGAGCGTGTCGCATGACACCGTGGTTCTAGAGGCCTCATGGTCTCTCGGCGGTGCCGGCGACACCCCACGGGCTAAGACCGAGCTATTGACCGGCCACATTGCGTATATCCGGTGGGAGGCGAGACAGAATCGTTGGCCGAAGGGGAGGAAGGGCGACGATtttgggcggcggaggaggcgacgcGGGGTGGGCGAAATGCGAATGTCGACCCGGATTCGCCTCTCTGACCCGGGTATATAGCATGTAGATGGACCACGACCAGTATCGGGTACCCTCGGTAAGATTTTACGTGCCGGCATTTACTGATATCTGCTTGGGATGCTAATTATCCGGGTTTGGGCACTTATCCGGAATTTCCTAGGGTTGATCTAAAGCTGAAAACAAACTTCCAGTATTTTCAAAAACTTAACCAGAAATCTAAAGCATGACCAAAGACACTAGACTGTTCCGTAAACTTTTCTGAACATAACTACTACCTTATTACAAGCGAGACAGTGTCAGTATACAATCAGACAGCATCCTGAGCTTTTTACGAATTCGGATATACTCTCTTGGAAGATTGGTTTCGATGGATATTTGTGGTCCACAATAACCCAAATTACTGACATTTGTCGAGCATTTACTCATAGTATATGAGTCATATAGTCCTGCTCTTAGCCGTAGCAGCATTCCAACACACCACTTCAGAGAATGACATACGAATGGCGTGCTGAGTGCTGCCATGGCATGTTTGCCGGGCCTGAAGATTATAATCAAAGGGCAAGCTTGACAACAGATTAAGTACTCAAATCACGCTACAGTTTCAGCTGGGAAAATGAGGCTACGATCTACCTTTATATTTTTCAGGAGAGGAAAATGTGGTCAAATTGGATGGCAAAAACCCACATATATCTGCATGTGTTGCAGAATAATTACTCCCATAGTCCTGTTCTATAACAAGTAGGGCGAACCAGTAAACGGGTAGCAACAATCCATCACTCACTTCAACGAATTACACACTCGGTGTTGGCATGGCAGGTTACCTAGCTTGGGTTTATTGTCATTCATCATAGACTAGCTTAACATCTGGTTGAATATACAAACAGTTTCACATCGGCAAAGAGGTTACAAACATGTTCACATAATCAGATTCAGCAGCATCAAAACAGAGGCGATTGTTTCTCGTAGCAGGTTGAGATTCAGCAACACCAAAACAAAGGCTATGGTTTCTCCCGGcatgttcagattcagcagaaccaAAACAGAGCGGCAATGATTTCGAAATTTCGGTCATCTTGGAACAAACTATCAGATCAGGATGAGGCCAACCGACAGAATCAGACTGACAAATAATTAAAAGCAAGAAGAACAAATTTCAGATCTGATAGCCAACATTTCATTACTGATGATAACAAGCAGGTAACATCAGACACAAACAGAACCTAACACAGGGGAACATAGCACGACAAGAACTTCTCCTACCACAACTTCTAGATTCCAGAACGCACTCACGATACAACTCTCTACATCTCCAGATCAGACGCTACTACATGAGCAGTCTAGGCCCTCTCGCCACGGATGCGGCGAGCGAGCTGGATGTCCTTGGGCATGATGGTGACGCGCTTGGCGTGGATGGCGCAGAGGTTGGTGTCCTCGAAGAGTCCGACGAGGTAGGCCTCGGCGGCCTCCTGGAGCGCGGAGACGGCGGAGCTCTGGAAGCGGAGGTCGGTCTTGAAGTCCTGGGCGATCTCCCTGACGAGGCGCTGGAAGGGGAGCTTGCGGATGAGCAGCTCGGTGCTCTTCTGGTACTTGCGGATCTCGCGGAGCGCGACGGTGCCGGGCCTGAAGCGGTGGGGCTTCTTGACGCCGCCGGTGGCCGGGGCGGACTTGCGGGCCGCCTTGGTCGCCAGCTGCTTCCTCGGCGCCTTGCCGCCGGTGGACTTCCTCGCCGTCTGCTTCGTGCGGGCCATCGGGAGGCTAGGGTGGAGGAAGGGAGGAGCTCTGGTGGGATCTGGCTGGCAATGGAGGGGATTTGGGTGAGGAAGAAGGGTGGGGATTCGGGTGGTTTTATAGGCGGCCGGTGGGCGCGGTACTCCGAAAATTTTGTATGCTCGGGCGCGGGCGCGGTGACTGAGTTTTGGTTTTGGAGCCAAGGAGGGTTTGGAGCGTTGGATTCGGGACTGGCGGACGGTGGCGATACGTTTTTCGGGTGAGTCACGCGGATCGTGGGCAGCAATCCGCGGCGTCGTGGATCCTTCATCCTGATTGGTTAGAGCTCTTGAAGCTTGGTTTGGGACAACCACCATGCCATGGGGGGAACCAGAACCAGACGGCCATGCTTCCGCTTCAAAAGCTGATTCAAGGAAAATTAAAAGCAAATCAAACGTTTCAAAAAAAGAATTAAACTCGATTTGGAAAATAATTAATAATCAACCTCATATATCTCACGCGGTCAAATACTTCACAACCATGCACTTCAAAAATCCATGAAGTTTTTGGTAGGGACAATAATATGAATTTGATTGTGAGAATTTCATGTATATGTATAGGTGTGGAAACGGATCGTATAGTCTTTCACTTTCGTTTTCATATTATTGTCCCATAGGGATGAAAAATCCATGAAGTTTTTGGTAGGGACAATAATATTTTTTACTTTAGTTTGGATTCCCATATTTTCACCTGTTTCATTTTCTTGAGTACGGACATGTGAGGCACATTTGACCATGGAACACCAAAAAAGAAACATGACAACCTCGAACTTGTTAGTATTTTTTGTTTCCTTGTACCTAATCAAACACTAGAACCCGTTGTCAAGATATACTTTAGATATATACAATTTGGAAATCCTGCTaggatatgtaaagatataaatgTGCATACGTACACCAATGATTCCGTTGCATTTTTTCACAAAGCAATAGAGAAAACTCCTAATGCATCGTTTTTCATTTATAAAAGGGGTTGGCACATGTACAAATGGGATATGTGTTTGCAGTTCATGGAAGCAAACATCTTGTTTCATTTTAGGATTTCTTTCCACCTTTAAGAGCATTTGGTTCAGATATTTTTTGAGGGGTAATATTTTGAAATGATAAAACTAACTAAGGTGACACCGTTACAACATATGGTTTTAATTTAGCACATTGTAAGTGTATTTTTCGTGATATGTTTGAATTGTATAAAAAGTACCATAATCAATATCGGCTACATCATCATATGGTTACATGTATTATAAATATATAGGTATGTAAGTTTAGAATAAACATTGTTTTTTACTCATATGGGGACTACTAACACATCACGATTAATTCAACAATAATAGACATTATAGAGGAAAGTACTTGAAGATGAATCATTAATAGTTTTTAACATCACCAATTCTGAAGCAATTTGGGGGAGCTACATAAAggagaggggtaacatattttattacacagtaaacttactgatttgacgggtcattacatgtctcattgaaactggggcccatagtatggcaccccaaattcacttgaagctgccaGGCGGGAGGCATTGGCGCGTCAAAGAAAACCCTCGAACTGCAGCGGTGAACTTAAATGTAGAGGTACCATTTGGGGCAGTATTTTTTGTATCTCGctcacaaaataaacctatttcatcatttaaaaatgaaaaatgatttctttataccaaaaagttgaaaaatctagtttgcaacattgttgggaatgtcaagatgcaccaccatgcgcaATTTGGGCACGTTATAACAAGCTATGTCACAAATATGGTCATAACTATGTCATTTTTGGGAAATTGTAGGACTAAGTTATAACCTATAGGACCAAGTTTGACTGAATATCAAAAAGAGTGACAACTTAATAATGAGAAGACAATAATTTTCAAACATCTTCAGATTATTTGGTTCATGTACATGATTTTTTTCATGTTACATTAAAAAAAACCAGCAAATCTTTCCATCTACCAGATATATTGGCTATGCAAGTTTCCCTCCGTTGGACCCGATGTGACGATGTTTGTAGTTCCCGCAGCCGATAAGTAGCGTGGAGACTTTCCTTTTCCTGGCCTCGTGCCTCACCTGTTTGGATGAAGTGGGAGACCCACTGGCTTTTTGTTAGGGCTGGCTTCCACTAACATTGCTTTTGTCGCAAGCAAGCAGCGTACTACAGAGCTGTCTttgtcagagagagagagagatgggcttggttcCACACCGGCATGGCCGATAAGTCCATTGCAAGACAGCCATGTTAGTGGGTGGTTAGGTTGTGGGGCCGTTTCATCTGTCATGCGCATCATGTTCTGGAATAAATTATTGCTACCATTTAAATGTTTAGCTTTTTTCTTCTGGAGTCCAACCCCGCTTCCCAGCTAATGATTCTCCAAAGACCAGCACTATCTTTTACGCAGTACTCACTTGATGCATTTGTATTTTTTCAAGTTCTTATTTCAATTGTACTTCATCTAcccactttttttttgaacaggtaaGGCCTCGAAGGGCCTGGAGCTTCTATTACGGCggtgggtaaagttttacaagaaGGACACCGAAAGAAAGACAAATTACAACAAGGTCCTTTACTAATCTAGTCTTCACCCTGAAAAAAGATTGCAGAAACGCAATCGGGTCCAAGCACTCCGCCGGTGACGAGCAGCCTCCAACCACGACCGCCTCTATCCAAGCcggggacaaaaccacttggATGGGCAGGGGCTTGATGGACATGGCAAGGCTGAAGGTATTCCTCTCGCAGAGGAAGAAGACACTCTGGCAAGCTTGGCTGCCGAGCGAGGCGGGGTCAGCCTCCTGACCAAAGATAGCGGCGGCGAGCTGAGGCCGTCGCTTGGGAACCGCCCAGGGGAGACGAAGCTCCAGAAGCTCCCAGGAACAGCGCTGAATCACCACCAGCTTGTTGtgttcctcatcctcttccttgcCACCATGGCaggccaagaggaggaagagcagCAAGAAGCCACCGGTGCAGTGCTGCGAGAGGCTTCTTCTTGATCTGCATAGCACCAACaagggcgcctcctcctcctcgccacccCGGCCGGCCAGAAGGAGCCACACCTCGATAGATGCAGAGCTCAAGAAGAAAGCAGAGCAGCGCTTATTGACTTCCCCGCCCAGGATGCTCTGAGAAGTGACCTCCCACCAGAGGAGCTCACCGGAGAGCAAACCAGACCACCACCTGACGTCGCGCAGGAGCATCAGAGGGAAGGGAACCTCCAGGTGACGAACTTGAAGATGCCGATTGTTGCTGTCTCCTcttccctcgccaccacggcaggcCGAAGAGGAAGCAAGCAGCCATATGCCGCTGTCGCACCTGGGCAAGGCCTTATTCAAGGCATGGCCGGCAGAAGTCCACCCCACCACCGCCCTATGGACAGCACCGGAGTAGAGCACCCACCACCGCCGGATCTGGCCGCGAGACACCGACGGAAACCACCCGACAAAACGCCACCTACAGGCACAAGGCCAGACCCTACAACTACTATGTACATGAAGAACTCTGGTGCCACTCTTCCGCTTCCCTCgaccggcctcgccggcgagttcGGCTTTGGATTGGCCCAGCGAGGAGGAGAGACCTCTCAGGTACTGTAGCAAGAGAGAGAGGGGAAAGGATAAGAATGAGCTCTCTTGGTCATCTACCCACTCCGGTTCCCTGTATTTTTTCAATCCGCTACCAAACAggtatgtcacttacgtgtggttcccatgtgtgaggtcccacacttcagtgagtacAAGTCACGTGCGGTGGGTACGCGAACTcccatcaagactctctctctccccctctctctccaattatccacctccacTTGCTCCGATTTTGGAAAAGGGTCATGCTCATCTACGTAATTGTCACATGTGTCATCAAATTCATCTCTATTGTCATTATCAAGGCTTTCTGTATTGTTCACTAGGTCAACCATAGCCGCTGAAATACGGCGGGGTGCCTCTGTTCTTAAATTTGCAGTAGGTACGACTTTTCTGTTCCGACAGCGTATATGTCATGTCCTTTTTGCCGACCAGCTTGTTCCTGCTCTTGATAGGCATCTGCATCATATCTGTCACCTTCATTTTCACTAACATTGTAGAGATGGCGATGATCGTATGTTTGGACAATTTTCCAACCCTTATTAGCTGGGTCTCTGTCAGTCAAATAGAAGATATTTTTAGCCTGGGTAGCCAGAATATAATCATCATTCGTCTTAGCGAGCTTTCCCACATTGATGCTCTTGAAGTACCCATCATTTTTGATCCGATCTTTGCCTTGCATAAACCAATCATCTTTTAAAATAACATCTGACCTGTTATCATGGTACTGTAAATAAATAATCTCCTTAAAGGTTCCAAAGTAATCATTGTGATCATTGTTTGTGGGACTTCCGGCACCGGGTAACATGATTCCACTGTTTTGTATCTTCTTATTCGCATCACGTCTGGTAGTGCTAAATCGAACCCCATTAACTATGCACGATGTGTATTTCTTGAccctgtgatgtctacgggagcttctatttttgtagacagtgttgggcctccaagagcagaggtttgtagaacaatgacgaagtttcccttaagtggattacccaaggtttatcgatctcggggaggaagaggtcaaagatatccctctcatgcaaccccgcaaccacaaagcaagaagtctcttgtgtccccaacacacctaataggtgcactagttcggcgaagagatagtgaaatacgggtggtatgaataagcagtagcaacggcaccggaaaagtgctttgcccgggacgagtaaacaagcagtagtaacgcagcagtagtaacgcagtagaaacaataaacaagcagcgatagcgatatttaggaacaaggcctagggattagactttcactagtggacactctcaacattgatcacataacagaacaaataaatgcatactctacactcttgttggatgatgaacacattgcgtaggattacacgaaccctcaatgccggagttaacaagctccacaataatgctcatattttagtaacctttagtgtaagatagatcaaaagactaaaccaagtactaacatagcatgcacactatcaccttcatgcatatgtaggaggaatagatcacatcaatattatcatagcaatagttaacttcgcaatctacaagagatcatgatcatagcataaaccaagtactaacacggtgcacacactcgtcacctttgcacacgtgcgggaggaataaaattactttaataacattgctagagtagcacatagataaattgtgatacaaacacattgcaatcataaagagatataaataagcacctcactatgccattcaacggtgaataagtattctatgaaatatagcctaagagacccacacggtgcacacactcgtcacctttacacacgtgggacaaggagtctccggagatcacataagtaaaactcacttgactagcataatgacatctagattacaagcatcatcatatgaatctcaatcatgtaaggcagctcatgagattattgtattgaagcacataggagagagatgaaccacatagctaccggtacagccccgagcctcgatggagaactactccctcatgggagcaacagcggtgatgaagatggcggtggagatggcagcggtgtcgatggagaagccttccgggggcacttccccgctccggcagggtgccggaacggagactctcgtcccccggatcttggctttgcgatggcggcggctccggaaggttttccgtatcgtggtttttcgtctcgggggtttcgcgacggaggctttaagtaggcggaagggcggagcgggagggtcgaaggggtggccacaccatatggcggcgcggccggggcccgggccgcgccggcctatggtccgggggcccgagtgccccctccggtccttcccgggtgttccggatgcttcccgtgaaaataggaacccgggtcttgatttcgtccgattccgagaatatttcgttactaggatttcgaaaccaaaaacagcagaaaacgagaaccggcacttcggcatcttgttaataggttagttccagaaaatgcacgaatatgacataaagtgtgcataaaacatgtaggtatcatcaataatatggcatagaacataagaaattatcgatacgtcggagacgtatcaagcatccccaagcttagttctactcgtcccgagcaggtaaaacgataacaaagataatttctgaagtgatatgccatcataaccatgatcatactatttgtaaacatatgtagtggatgcgacgatcaaaacaatggtgatgacatgagtaaacaagtgaatcataaagcaaagacttttcatgaatagtacttcaagacaagtattaataagtcttgcataagagttaactcataaagcaataaatcaaagtaaaggcattgaagcaacacaaaggaagattaagtttcagcggttgctttcaacttgtaacatgtatatctcatggataattgtcaacatagagtaa from Lolium rigidum isolate FL_2022 chromosome 4, APGP_CSIRO_Lrig_0.1, whole genome shotgun sequence encodes the following:
- the LOC124707512 gene encoding histone H3.2 is translated as MARTKQTARKSTGGKAPRKQLATKAARKSAPATGGVKKPHRFRPGTVALREIRKYQKSTELLIRKLPFQRLVREIAQDFKTDLRFQSSAVSALQEAAEAYLVGLFEDTNLCAIHAKRVTIMPKDIQLARRIRGERA
- the LOC124707514 gene encoding histone H4-like — translated: MSGRGKGGKGLGKGGAKRHRKVLRDNIQGITKPAIRRLARRGGVKRISGLIYEETRGVLKVFLENVIRDAVTYTEHARRKTVTAMDVVYALKRQGRTLYGFGG